ATCAGTTCACTCCCCGATGTCAATGGATGATGTAAGTAACATTTGACATTTGGGTGGGGCTTTACACAACTAAATACCTAAGATAGGTAGGAATTGTTACAAGAAACTCTTTATTGACACAAAGCAAGTTAGAAGCTCACAGTATCATGGAATTAAGAAGGTACAAATATTTTAGTATGGGAGGATCTAGCTAAAGCTTCAATGGCCAACAGAATTAGCAATGATCTTGGGTAAGGTGCATGCAAAAGTAGTTATTTCAAAAGGGTGtttcatgagatgttgtaaagcaGACAATATGAGTCACATCCTTGCACCACAGAGATTGGTAATAAAGGGGAACAAAGGCTAGTGTTGCAAGATATCATATCAAAGTGCAGAGGAAGCAAAGAGAGTACTAAAGATGTTAAACAAAGGTCAATGAGTAATAAAGGTAAGAGTTTCGTCACGAAATGATAATGATAGCTAGGAAATTACAGTAGAGTAAGAGAGCAGTAAAACGTGATCCATAGCATACGAAGAGTTTATAGAATAAAGTGTTTCAACCATCTTTGCATAGCTAGAGGAGTAAATGCTCACACCTATCCCCAGTTCGGCCTGTGGGATCGGGTCGTGACAGAGTATAAACATGCAACATATGTTTGAAttaaaactagtaaaataaaatatacatataagtgaaatttttttttttttattcacattTTCTTTGCTTCATTAGTGAGGAAACATCAGCTCATTCAAATAAAGAAGATCCCCTCTGGAAATTTAACTTTGGGATGTGTTTGAATTGATATAAAAAGGTTAACCTTTAACTACTTAATGGTTAACATACCTTTAATCTAATTTGATTGTTCTGAATTTTTAAGAAAGTAACAAACCATTAACCCCTCTTACAGCGTACTTTTGTTAATCCCTTCCCGATACATAGAGAGTATTCCAAGATTTATTCACATTCCTTCCCAGGTCAGGAAACATCAGctcattgaaaataaataaataaataaataaataaataaatatatatatatatatatatatatatatatatatgaattgtaCTGCAAAAAATCCCGAATGCATGGGATATTTATAAGCAGTAAATCCATAAATTAATATTGCCAGGCATGAGCATACTAATTTTGACATGATGATatgcaatgaaaataaaataatgacCTTAGTGCATTCAttaaaagaagtcaaattttatgTTCATTGCATATAATCAGGTCAAAATTAGTGTGCGGACAATAGCTGAATCGTATCACCAAATACTAATTTATGGAAACGTGTGTTTATTGCTTACAAATCATACGCATTCGGGTTAAGAATATACAAGGTTTCACATGCCTACTCATATCATTCTGTTATTAATTACCCTACCCTTTGTTTGCACATTAGTTTAATAATAGCATAATTTTGAgttgaaaattattattattattattattattaaatataaaaaaaaattatgtgaaaAACAAACCACCGCATTAAACTGCTCCGCAACCAGTATAAAATGGAACTAAAGTTGGCAGTGTTGTTCAACTCCGACACCAATCGTGTGCCAAAATATGGACCAACAAATCCTCTCTTTCCCAGTGCTTGTAAGCTTCCTCCTTTTCATCTTCCTGGTGTTCAGGATATGGAAGAAATACAACGACTACACCCCTCCTCCAGGACCTTGGCAGTTACCTCTCTTTGGTAACCTTCACCAGCTAGCTGGCTCTGCTCTACCCCATCACCGCCTAAGAGACTTGACTAGAATTTATGGACCTGTCATGGGTATTCAACTCGGTCAAGTTCCTGCACTGGTTATTTCTTCGCCAGAAGCAGCCAAAGAAGTGATGAAAATCCAAGATGTGCAGTTCGCTAATAGACCCCTTGTCCTCGCAACAAAAATGGTGGCTTATAATGGTAATGACATTTTAGTTGGAGTTTATGGAGATCAATGGAGACAACTAAGAAAAATTTGCACATTGGAGCTTCTTAGTGCCAAACGTGTGCAATCCTTCAAAGCAGTCAGGGAAGAAGAGGTATTAAATTTTGTCGGGTTCCTTCATTCAAAGGTTGAAACACCAGTGAACCTTACTCATTTGCTTTTTGCTTTAAGCAATACCGTGATCGCAAGAACCTCCATTGGTAAGAAATGCAAAAGCCAAGATGCTCTCTTGAGAATTATGGACGACTTAATTGAGGCATCGGCAGGTTTCAGTCTGGCTGATATGTTCCCTTCCTTCAAATTTCTTAAGTACATCACTGGGGATAAGTCTAGATTCGAGATTTGGCATCGAGAATTAGACCAGATTCTCGAAGAAATTATAAAAGAGCACAGGGCCAGCAAGGCGGTATCCAAGAACAGGGATCTGAGCGAAGCTGATAATCTTCTAGATGTTCTTTTGAATCTTCAGGAAAATGGAAACCTGGAAGTCCCATTAACCAACGACTGCATCAAAGGAACCATTTTGGTGAGTATATATATATCTCTTTCTTCATGCAAAACCTTAATTTAATGCTTTGCTAGCTTCTCCATATTGATGAATTTTGATAGATATATCTTAAATTATAATAAGTTACATGGTTTTCAATTGTTTCATTCACTTTCCATATTGCTGGGGCTATTCACTTTGCTGTATATTTCATGGTTAGTtgcaaattaaaatttcaaatattttattcagTTTTTATAATTAATACGACATTGATGACTCGTTTCACCAAAGATTTTTGTATATTGAGCTGCAGGATGTGTTTGCTGCTGGAAGTGACACTTCCTCAAGAACTACGGAATGGGCAATGGCAGAGTTGATGAAGAATCAAACAGCAATGAAAAAAGCACAAGAAGAAGTGAGACATGTTTTTGGTAAAAAAGGAAAAGTGGATGAAGCAGACCTTCACGAATTAAAATATCTCAAGTTAGTTGTCAAAGAAACCTTGAGACTACATCCTCCAGTTGCAATGATTCCGAGACAATGTAGGGAAAAGACTAAGATCTATGGATATGACATTAATCCCAAAACTAAGGTCTTTGTTCATATATGGGCAATTGGAAGAGATCCCAATATCTGGATTGAAGCTGACAAGTTCCTTCCTGAAAGATTCATCGATAGTTCCATTGATTTTAAGGGgtctaattttgaattcattccaTTTGGTGCAGGAAAGAGGATATGCCCTGGCATGACATTAGGTCTTGTTAATTTAGAGCTTGTCCTTGCACAACTGCTGTATCATTTTGACTGGAAACTTCCTGATGGAATAACCCCAGAAAATCTCGACATGAGTGAAGGTTTTGGTGGTGCAATCAAAAGAGGAGTAGATCTTAAGTTGATTCCTATTCCATTCCGTCCTCAGCCCATCACAAGAATTTTTAATTAGTTTACTGACAGCCATGATTTTACCAGAACACATTCTCTTTCCACCACCAAATGGAACAAGTTCAAAATTAGTACAGATGAAGAAATCTTTGAGGATCAATCCATGAAATAGCAGGACCTCTTCTAATCTCCGATGTGTTGATAAGTAGTCTAGGCTTAGGATAAAAATCATACCCGTTAAGTTCAGCTCTCTCGGTACACACTTGAAATCAATGCAAGAGGAGGATATAATCTTATCTCATGGCTTTCTTTGATCACTAACttcaagtattttagtatgtgcaaACTTGCTCCATTAACGTCTCCCGTGTTACtgaaaaaatctaaaaatttttacctagactcgatcaattatgaatttaaaatataaatatatgagattCACTTATCAATAATATATATTGTATCGTCTAAACAATATTTTTATGTGCTTTATTTATTATACAAGGTTTCTTCCTTATTTTTACATATCAATTATGTTTCACTTTAGTCTAATTTGATAtagttattaaaaatatattaatcaccT
Above is a genomic segment from Hevea brasiliensis isolate MT/VB/25A 57/8 chromosome 17, ASM3005281v1, whole genome shotgun sequence containing:
- the LOC131175470 gene encoding cytochrome P450 726A27-like gives rise to the protein MDQQILSFPVLVSFLLFIFLVFRIWKKYNDYTPPPGPWQLPLFGNLHQLAGSALPHHRLRDLTRIYGPVMGIQLGQVPALVISSPEAAKEVMKIQDVQFANRPLVLATKMVAYNGNDILVGVYGDQWRQLRKICTLELLSAKRVQSFKAVREEEVLNFVGFLHSKVETPVNLTHLLFALSNTVIARTSIGKKCKSQDALLRIMDDLIEASAGFSLADMFPSFKFLKYITGDKSRFEIWHRELDQILEEIIKEHRASKAVSKNRDLSEADNLLDVLLNLQENGNLEVPLTNDCIKGTILDVFAAGSDTSSRTTEWAMAELMKNQTAMKKAQEEVRHVFGKKGKVDEADLHELKYLKLVVKETLRLHPPVAMIPRQCREKTKIYGYDINPKTKVFVHIWAIGRDPNIWIEADKFLPERFIDSSIDFKGSNFEFIPFGAGKRICPGMTLGLVNLELVLAQLLYHFDWKLPDGITPENLDMSEGFGGAIKRGVDLKLIPIPFRPQPITRIFN